One Brassica napus cultivar Da-Ae chromosome A1, Da-Ae, whole genome shotgun sequence genomic region harbors:
- the LOC106435388 gene encoding uncharacterized protein LOC106435388 isoform X2, giving the protein MECRLIHIWIDLAAPTIIAKIILILNPQSAMLLTLKPFVPITLKPRYSYIIPHHHHHVSFCKSPLKLRTYAQNGGGNKESSGGGNRPVNDEDGDDPKKDGFPGFSFRLGDLLKPDQDNFAAVGLAGVLTWASLQVLSQLFFISFAILVAALKYSFIAALLIFILVTLL; this is encoded by the exons ATGGAATGCAGATTGATTCATATCTGG ATAGACTTAGCAGCTCCTACTATCATAGCAAAGatcattttgattttaaatcCACAATCCGCGATGCTGCTAACACTAAAGCCCTTTGTGCCCATCACTCTAAAGCCTCGTTATTCATACATCATTcctcatcaccatcatcatgtTAGTTTCTGCAAATCCCCGTTAAAGCTCAGAACGTATGCCCAAAATGGCGGTGGCAATAAGGAGTCTTCTGGTGGTGGTAACAGACCGGTTAATGATGAGGACGGTGATGATCCTAAGAAAGATGGGTTCCCTGGTTTCAGTTTCCGGTTGGGGGATCTACTGAAGCCGGATCAAGATAACTTTGCGGCCGTTGGATTAGCTGGAGTACTGACATGGGCTAGCCTTCAAGTCTTGTCGCAgctcttcttcatctcttttgCTATCCTTGTCGCTGCTCTCAAATATTCTTTCATCGCTGCGCTTCTCATTTTCATTCTCGTCACTCTCCTCTAG
- the LOC106435092 gene encoding protein SCAI-like: protein MAEEDVSRNFRALVENADRKFARIRDLPAFGRAQSHYFHKVFKAYMKLWNYQQSHRPKLVASGLNRWEIGEIASRIGQLYFSQYMRTSEARFLLESYVFYEAILKRRYFEEGEERKDLSARSKELRFYARFLLVALIVDRREMVLHLAEKLRALVDDSKSSFRETNFKEWRIVVQEITRFTKADVDLTYVRPLRYCAMLDSYPASQTYLARFHAKKLFKFRDALLASYHRNEVKYAEVTLDTYRMMQCLEWEPSGSFYQKRPVETKENGFVVDHTLTSGIIDMKLAADMADPSLPPNPRKAVLYRPTVSHLLAVLAMICDELSPECVMLIYLSASGGPAARENVAQPENAVGSSRTSKSKVLGRASQEQKSYKSEPHSNGHKSSGGYYDDYLWLGPRGGSGSNNLYPGDLIPFTRKPLFLVIDSDTSRAFKVLNGTERGEPVALLLSPLKPSLENPSSADDTAAALNGSQFTFFLTAPLQAFCQMLGLSNSDPEPEVYDEAESILSASFSEWETILLTSKVLNLVWAQVLPDQFLRRLILRFIFCRSVLTSLSRTENDDPYLPQCHPSLPDSLSPVSKTVQSTVERLADHLGVAKSFHFNKT, encoded by the exons ATGGCGGAGGAAGACGTGTCGCGCAATTTCCGAGCCCTGGTGGAGAACGCGGACCGCAAGTTCGCGAGAATCCGCGATCTCCCGGCCTTCGGGCGAGCGCAGAGCCACTACTTCCACAAGGTCTTCAAGGCCTACATGAAGCTCTGGAATTACCAGCAGTCCCACAGGCCCAAGCTCGTCGCGTCGGGGCTGAACCGGTGGGAGATCGGCGAGATCGCGAGCCGGATTGGGCAGCTCTACTTCAGCCAGTACATGAGGACCAGCGAGGCTCGCTTCCTCCTCGAGTCCTACGTCTTCTACGAGGCCATTCTCAAGCGGAGGTACTTCGAGGAAGGGGAGGAGAGGAAGGATCTCAGCGCGAGGTCCAAGGAGCTGAGGTTCTACGCGAGGTTCTTGCTCGTTGCGTTGATTGTTGATCGGAGGGAGATGGTTTTGCACTTGGCTGAGAAGCTTAGGGCTTTGGTTGATGACAGCAAGTCTAGTTTTAGG GAGACCAACTTTAAGGAGTGGAGGATAGTTGTGCAAGAGATCACTCGGTTTACTAAAGCTGACGTGGACTTAACTTATGTCAGGCCGCTTCGTTACTGCGCTATGCTTGATTCCTATCCAGCTTCTCAGACGTACCTTGCGAGGTTCCACGCTAAGAAGCTGTTCAAGTTTCGTGATGCTCTATTAGCTAGCTATCACCGTAACGAG GTGAAATACGCTGAAGTGACGTTGGATACGTATAGAATGATGCAGTGTTTAGAGTGGGAGCCTAGTGGGTCTTTTTATCAGAAGCGTCCTGTTGAGACGAAAGAGAATGGTTTTGTGGTTGATCATACGTTAACATCTGGGATTATAGATATGAAATTGGCTGCTGATATGGCTGATCCTTCGTTACCTCCTAATCCTAGGAAAGCTGTTCTTTATCGTCCCACAGTGTCCCACTTGCTTGCG GTCTTGGCAATGATATGTGATGAGCTCTCTCCAGAGTGTGTGATGCTGATATATCTATCTGCTtcag GTGGTCCTGCTGCTCGTGAGAATGTTGCGCAACCGGAGAACGCTGTCGGTTCAAGCAGAACATCAAAAAGCAAGGTGCTTGGCCGAGCTTCCCAAGAACAGAAGAGTTATAAGTCAGAACCTCATAGCAATGGACACAAATCTTCTGGGGGTTATTATGATGATTATCTTTGGTTAGGTCCTAGAGGAGGCTCTG gtTCAAACAACCTTTACCCTGGTGATCTAATCCCTTTTACAAGGAAACCGCTTTTCTTGGTCATTGATAGCGACACTAGCCGAGCATTCAAG GTTTTGAATGGTACAGAGAGAGGAGAGCCTGTTGCTCTACTTCTTTCTCCTCTGAAGCCATCTTTGGAGAACCCATCATCTGCTGATGATACAGCAGCAGCACTAAACGGAAGTCAGTTTACTTTTTTCTTGACAGCTCCTTTACAGGCATTCTGTCAAATGCTGGGCCTCTCGAACTCGGATCCCGAACCT GAGGTTTATGATGAAGCAGAGAGCATACTATCTGCTTCTTTCTCTGAGTGGGAAACGATCCTCTTGACTTCCAAAGTCTTGAATCTAGTCTGGGCTCAGGTCTTGCCTGATCAGTTCTTGAGACGGCTGATTCTCAG ATTCATATTCTGCCGGTCTGTACTCACTTCCTTGAGCCGCACAGAGAATGATGACCCGTATTTACCACAATGCCACCCAAGTCTCCCAGATTCGCTCTCACCGGTGTCTAAAACGGTGCAGTCCACAGTAGAACGGCTAGCTGATCACTTGGGTGTTGCCAAATCTTTCCACTTCAACAAGACATAA
- the LOC106437201 gene encoding ras-related protein RABA4b, which produces MAGGGGYGGASGKVDYVFKVVLIGDSAVGKSQLLARFARDEFSLDSKATIGVEFQTRTLTIEEKSVKAQIWDTAGQERYRAVTSAYYRGAVGAMLVYDITKRETFDHIPRWLEELRAHADKNIVIILIGNKSDLEDQRAIPTEDAKEFAEKEGLFFLETSALNATNVENSFNTLMTEIFNTVNKKSLSSAESNNPGSLAGKKIVIPGPGQEVPAKTSTCCSSA; this is translated from the exons ATGGCCGGAGGAGGCGGATACGGCGGCGCATCGGGAAAAGTCGATTACGTCTTCAAAGTCGTTCTGATCGGCGATTCAGCAGTCGGGAAATCGCAGCTGCTCGCTCGATTCGCTAGAGACGAGTTCAGCTTAGACTCCAAGGCCACAATCGGCGTCGAGTTCCAGACTCGTACCCTCACCATTGAAGAGAAGAGCGTCAAGGCTCAGATCTGGGATACCGCCGGCCAAGAAAG ATACAGAGCGGTTACGAGCGCTTATTACAGAGGAGCGGTTGGTGCGATGCTTGTTTACGATATTACCAAACGTGAGACCTTTGACCACATCCCTCGTTGGCTTGAGGAGCTCAGAGCGCATGCTGATAAGAACATTGTGATCATCCTCATTGGTAACAAGTCTGATCTCGAGGATCAGAGAGCGATTCCCACCGAAGACGCCAAAGAGTTTGCTGAGAAGGAAGGTCTTTTCTTCCTCGAGACGTCTGCTCTGAACGCGACCAATGTGGAGAACTCATTCAACACTCTGATGACGGAGATCTTCAACACGGTTAACAAGAAGAGTCTCTCGTCTGCTGAGTCAAATAACCCTGGTTCTTTGGCTGGTAAGAAGATTGTTATCCCAGGTCCAGGACAGGAGGTTCCCGCTAAGACCAGCACGTGCTGTAGTTCTGCTTGA
- the LOC106435388 gene encoding uncharacterized protein LOC106435388 isoform X1, producing MFTQHLSYREERKKRLKLKKDQNILNSKGEDPSRLNIDGVSVRLNLSHWSNLLNQPVDFDCLLVLHISRVERRKHGGFQIDLAAPTIIAKIILILNPQSAMLLTLKPFVPITLKPRYSYIIPHHHHHVSFCKSPLKLRTYAQNGGGNKESSGGGNRPVNDEDGDDPKKDGFPGFSFRLGDLLKPDQDNFAAVGLAGVLTWASLQVLSQLFFISFAILVAALKYSFIAALLIFILVTLL from the exons atgTTTACTCAACATTTGAGCtatagagaagaaagaaaaaaaagattgaaacttaaaaaagaccaaaatattttaaatagcaAGGGAGAAGATCCTAGCCGTTTAAATATTGATGGTGTCTCCGTAAGATTGAATCTTAGCCATTGGTCTAATTTGTTAAACCAACCGGTTGATTTCGATTGTCTTCTAGTTCTACATATCTCGCGAGTGGAGAGGAGGAAACATGGCGGATTCCAG ATAGACTTAGCAGCTCCTACTATCATAGCAAAGatcattttgattttaaatcCACAATCCGCGATGCTGCTAACACTAAAGCCCTTTGTGCCCATCACTCTAAAGCCTCGTTATTCATACATCATTcctcatcaccatcatcatgtTAGTTTCTGCAAATCCCCGTTAAAGCTCAGAACGTATGCCCAAAATGGCGGTGGCAATAAGGAGTCTTCTGGTGGTGGTAACAGACCGGTTAATGATGAGGACGGTGATGATCCTAAGAAAGATGGGTTCCCTGGTTTCAGTTTCCGGTTGGGGGATCTACTGAAGCCGGATCAAGATAACTTTGCGGCCGTTGGATTAGCTGGAGTACTGACATGGGCTAGCCTTCAAGTCTTGTCGCAgctcttcttcatctcttttgCTATCCTTGTCGCTGCTCTCAAATATTCTTTCATCGCTGCGCTTCTCATTTTCATTCTCGTCACTCTCCTCTAG
- the LOC106435007 gene encoding WEB family protein At5g16730, chloroplastic, which yields MGEVDEKPSIDAASPRFHSSNKVADINTELSKMKASSLESDVVSLKAALSEKDALLKNLQTEVERSKETEKKLLSSLEDQSRELEESKAEIASLKERIDGSFHSQDSSEDDSSVQDSDIESLKIEMAQAHDAAEASSLKVSDLLEEIKAVKNELKEATEAEMTSKKAMDDLALALKEVATDASQAKEKLAAVETELTAARLDSKEWKEKHEEVKKEAELLKNTSERLRIEAEESLTAWNGKESVFVSIIKRGEDEKSSLLDENNRLLVALVAAENLGKKAKDENQKVRDILKQAISEANVAKEAAGIARAENSNLKDALLDKEEELGDAMREIERVKVNECVANENVKKLKKVLSEFEVAMEEERHRSLSRQDSLQKEVEVRVEEKEEEKKEKKKEKKEKKREHNRQDHIDKKMIGKTCSFSLMKLAHAHNHHHHHKHKVSVEEETAKGQGDTSHHTDDSGEGNSPSSDSYLFKGSIFDVAETPHAGGAQTHHKRRSSCTFLEEVETINPEDLESLEEGELNDKGAVAAARKKKAFIRRFGDLLVRRKSLSFSHKKESSTDSQDKQQQPQTPTSPSLPQPPLSPEP from the coding sequence ATGGGAGAAGTTGACGAGAAACCATCTATTGACGCAGCCTCTCCAAGGTTCCATTCATCAAACAAAGTCGCTGATATAAATACAGAGCTTTCCAAGATGAAAGCCTCTTCTCTCGAAAGCGACGTCGTTTCCTTAAAAGCCGCGCTCTCGGAGAAAGACGCCTTGTTGAAGAATCTCCAAACCGAGGTCGAGAGATCcaaagaaacagagaagaagctCCTCTCTTCGTTAGAAGACCAATCACGAGAGCTAGAAGAATCCAAAGCAGAGATCGCTTCGTTAAAAGAGAGGATCGACGGATCTTTCCACAGCCAAGACTCGAGCGAAGACGACAGCTCGGTTCAAGACTCCGACATCGAGTCCTTAAAGATCGAGATGGCGCAGGCTCACGACGCCGCGGAGGCTTCTTCTTTGAAAGTATCCGACTTGCTCGAGGAGATAAAGGCTGTCAAGAACGAGCTTAAAGAAGCTACCGAAGCTGAGATGACGAGCAAGAAGGCGATGGATGATCTTGCCTTGGCGTTGAAGGAAGTAGCCACCGACGCTAGCCAGGCTAAAGAGAAGCTCGCGGCTGTTGAAACAGAGCTAACGGCTGCGAGGTTAGACTCCAAGGAGTGGAAGGAGAAGCACGAGGAGGTTAAGAAAGAAGCTGAGCTGCTCAAGAACACGAGCGAGAGGTTACGTATCGAAGCGGAGGAGTCTCTAACGGCTTGGAACGGGAAGGAGTCTGTGTTTGTTAGTATCATCAAGAGAGGAGAAGACGAGAAGAGTTCTCTTCTCGATGAGAACAATAGGTTGCTTGTGGCGCTCGTGGCGGCTGAGAATCTCGGGAAGAAGGCTAAGGACGAGAATCAGAAGGTTAGAGATATACTCAAGCAAGCGATAAGCGAAGCTAACGTGGCGAAAGAGGCGGCGGGGATCGCTAGGGCTGAGAATTCGAATTTGAAAGATGCCTTGCTGGACAAGGAAGAGGAGTTGGGTGATGCTATGCGTGAGATTGAGAGGGTTAAGGTGAATGAGTGTGTTGCTAATGAGAatgtgaagaagctgaagaaggtTTTGTCTGAGTTCGAGGTGGCTATGGAGGAAGAGAGGCATAGGAGCTTGAGCAGGCAAGACTCGTTGCAGAAGGAGGTTGAAGTTAGGGTTGAGGAGaaggaagaggagaagaaggagaagaagaaagagaagaaggagaagaagagagagcaTAATAGACAAGATCATATCGATAAGAAGATGATTGGTAAGACGTGTAGCTTTAGTCTCATGAAGCTAGCCCACGCTCACAACCATCACCACCATCACAAGCACAAGGTGTCTGTGGAGGAAGAGACGGCCAAAGGGCAGGGAGATACTAGTCATCATACGGATGATAGCGGCGAAGGGAACTCTCCGAGTTCGGATTCGTATCTGTTCAAGGGCTCGATCTTTGACGTGGCGGAGACGCCACATGCTGGAGGGGCGCAGACGCATCACAAGAGGAGGTCGTCGTGCACGTTTTTGGAGGAGGTGGAGACGATTAATCCGGAGGATTTGGAGAGTTTGGAGGAAGGGGAGTTGAATGATAAAGGAGCGGTGGCGGcggcgaggaagaagaaggcgTTTATACGGAGGTTTGGGGATCTTTTGGTTAGGAGGAAGAGTTTGAGCTTCTCGCATAAGAAGGAGTCTTCTACTGATTCGCAGGATAAGCAGCAGCAGCCTCAGACGCCTACGTCACCGTCTCTGCCTCAACCGCCTTTGTCTCCTGAGCCTTGA
- the LOC106435624 gene encoding signal peptidase complex subunit 1-like — protein MDWQGQKLAEQLMQILLLIAAVVAFVVGYTTASFRTMMLIYAGGVGVTTLITVPNWPFFNRHPLKWLEPSEAEKHPKPEVVVSSKKKSSKK, from the coding sequence ATGGATTGGCAAGGACAGAAACTAGCGGAGCAGCTGATGCAGATCCTGCTCTTGATCGCCGCCGTTGTGGCGTTCGTCGTTGGTTACACGACGGCGTCGTTTAGGACGATGATGTTGATTTACGCGGGAGGGGTTGGTGTCACGACGTTGATCACGGTGCCGAACTGGCCATTCTTTAACCGTCATCCACTCAAGTGGTTGGAACCAAGTGAAGCGGAGAAGCATCCTAAACCGGAAGTCGTTGTTAGCTCGAAGAAGAAGTCATCTAAAAAGTAG
- the LOC111215815 gene encoding serine/threonine-protein kinase SRK2F, with the protein MERYDILRDLGSGNFGVAKLVREKANGKFYAVKYIERGLKIDEHVQREIINHRDLKHPNIIRFKEVFVTPTHLAIVMEYAAGGELFERICSAGRFSEDEARYYFKQLISGVSYCHAMQICHRDLKLENTLLDGSPSSQLKICDFGYSKSSVLHSQPKSTVGTPAYVAPEVLSRKEYNGKIADVWSCGVTLYVMLVGAYPFEDPDDPRNIRKTIQRILSVHYTIPDYVRISSECKHLLSRIFVADPDKRITVPEIEEHSWFLKNPGPVISDKNIVEDEEEEENCGQSVEEIVKIIEEARKDVNGKNDNGGLSLIDGSLIDLDDIDDADIYDEVDDDDEEKNGDFVCAL; encoded by the exons ATGGAAAGGTACGACATACTGAGAGATCTTGGCTCCGGCAACTTTGGAGTTGCAAAGCTCGTCAGAGAGAAAGCCAACGGAAAGTTTTACGCCGTTAAGTACATCGAAAGAGGCCTTAAG ATTGATGAACATGTACAGAGAGAGATCATAAATCATAGAGACTTGAAGCACCCCAATATAATCAGATTCAAAGAG GTTTTTGTAACACCAACACATCTTGCCATAGTAATGGAGTATGCAGCAGGCGGTGAACTTTTTGAAAGAATTTGCAGTGCCGGTAGATTCAGCGAAGACGAA gCAAGGTACTATTTCAAACAACTTATCTCGGGAGTTAGCTATTGTCACGCTATG CAAATATGTCACAGAGACCTTAAGCTCGAGAATACACTTTTAGATGGGAGCCCCTCGTCGCAGCTTAAAATATGCGACTTCGGATATTCGAAG TCATCAGTTCTACACTCTCAGCCAAAATCCACCGTGGGAACTCCGGCTTATGTTGCTCCGGAGGTCCTGTCCCGAAAAGAATATAACGGGAAG attgCAGATGTATGGTCGTGTGGGGTAACATTATATGTAATGTTAGTTGGTGCTTATCCCTTTGAAGATCCAGACGATCcaagaaacattagaaaaacAATTCAG AGGATATTAAGTGTACATTACACCATACCGGACTACGTCAGGATTTCCTCCGAATGCAAGCATCTCTTATCTCGTATCTTCGTTGCTGACCCTGACAAG AGAATAACTGTACCGGAAATCGAAGAACACTCCTGGTTCTTGAAGAATCCAGGGCCGGTTATCTCAGATAAGAACATagtggaagatgaagaagaagaagagaactgTGGGCAGAGTGTTGAAGAAATAGTGAAGATAATAGAAGAAGCGAGAAAGGATGTGAATGGTAAGAATGACAATGGTGGATTAAGCTTAATAGATGGAAGCCTTATTGATCTTGATGATATTGATGATGCTGATATTTATGACGAGGTCGATGACGATGATGAGGAGAAGAATGGTGATTTCGTATGTGCTCTATGA
- the LOC111215813 gene encoding RNA cytosine-C(5)-methyltransferase NSUN2, whose product MGRGRRHRGRSHRNQSEDSRETAPKPLKPDAPFDSTIQNRTWSNLDFEEYYKEQRIVRAEEWDSFIEILRKPLPAAFRVNSNGQFCDEILSMLENDFVKSLQAEAVESGEVEAIKPLPWYPKSLAWHSNFSRKEIRKNQTLERFHEFLKLETEVGNMTRQEAVSMVPPLFLDVHPDHFVLDMCAAPGSKTFQLLEIIHESAEPGSLPNGMVVANDVDYKRSNLLIHQTKRTCTTNLIVTNNEGQHFPNCNSKRALSIGQLLFDRVLCDVPCSGDGTLRKAPDIWRRWNSGSGNGLHSLQVVIAMRGLSLLKVGGRMVYSTCSMNPIEDEAVVAEILRRCGSSVELVDVSDKLPELIRRPGLKKWKVHDRGGWYRSYKDVPKVQRDGVLRSMFPSGKSDKDSTTGGGSSSGEIASDESAEEVCDLPLERCVRIVPHDQNTGGFFIAVLHKVSSLPDFQEKRRYTRGRNSSENKEEIVVGEEEASDNGLKLEKESTIKEVPPPVKGKWKGLDPVVFLRDETVINGIKRFYGINDESFPLNGHLVTRNSDTSTKGNVKRIYYVSRSVKDVLELNLATGEKIKVASVGLKMFEKQSARECEAGCCSFRITSEGLPVILPYMTKQLLYATMVDFKNLLQYKSIKFIDFVHPQFGRKAAEVAEGYCVVVLVDGTQKDGSEAVKVSSSTIAIGCWKGKASLTVMVTTVDCDELIQKLAC is encoded by the exons ATGGGAAGAGGAAGACGACACAGAGGCCGTTCACATCGAAACCAATCAGAAGACAGCAGAGAAACCGCTCCAAAACCTCTCAAACCCGATGCTCCCTTCGATTCCACCATCCAAAATCGAACCTGGTCGAATCTGGACTTCGAGGAGTATTACAAG GAGCAAAGGATAGTGAGAGCAGAGGAGTGGGATTCGTTCATTGAGATTCTTCGTAAGCCGTTGCCTGCTGCCTTCAGAGTCAACTCCAA TGGTCAGTTTTGCGATGAGATTTTGTCCATGTTGGAGAATGACTTCGTGAAGTCTCTTCAGGCTGAG GCTGTGGAGAGTGGTGAAGTGGAGGCGATCAAGCCATTGCCTTGGTACCCTAAGAGTCTTGCTTGGCATTCTAATTTCTCTCGCAAGGAGATTAGAAAAAACCAGACTCTTGAAAG GTTTCATGAGTTTTTGAAGTTGGAAACTGAAGTTGGGAACATGACCAGGCAAGAAGCTGTTAGCATG GTGCCTCCTCTCTTCCTTGATGTGCATCCAGATCATTTTGTCCTCGACA TGTGTGCTGCACCTGGCTCCAAGACATTTCAGCTTCTTGAGATAATTCACGAATCAGCAGAACCAGGATCTCTACCTAATGGAATG GTGGTGGCGAATGATGTTGATTACAAAAGATCTAACCTTCTTATTCACCAAACTAAGAGAACGTGTACGACCAACTTGATAGTTACTAACAATGAAGGTCAACACTTCCCAAACTGCAACTCTAAGAGAGCCTTGTCCATTGGTCAGCTTCTCTTTGATCGTGTCTTATGCGATGTACCCTGTAGTGGTGATGGAACTCTGCGCAAGGCTCCAGACATATGGCGAAGATG GAACTCTGGATCAGGGAATGGACTTCATAGCCTACAAGTTGTGATTGCCATGAGAG GTTTGTCTCTGCTAAAAGTTGGTGGGAGAATGGTATACTCAACCTGCTCAATGAACCCAATTGAAGATGAAGCTGTTGTTGCTGAA ATTCTGAGGAGATGTGGAAGCTCTGTTGAGCTTGTAGATGTCTCAGATAAGCTTCCTGAACTTATCCGTAGACCAGGTCTTAAGAAGTGGAAG GTGCATGATAGAGGTGGCTGGTATAGATCTTACAAAGATGTTCCAAAAGTGCAGAGAGACGGAGTTCTAAGAAGCATGTTCCCTTCTGGTAAAAGCGATAAAGACTCAACAACAGGTGGTGGAAGCAGCTCTGGAGAAATAGCTTCTGATGAATCAGCTGAGGAAGTCTGTGATCTTCCTCTTGAACGTTGTGTGAGGATAGTGCCTCATGATCAGAACACTGGGGGGTTCTTTATCGCAGTGCTTCACAAAGTTTCATCTCTACCAG ATTTTCAGGAGAAGAGAAGGTATACCAGAGGCAGAAACTCATCTGAGAATAAAGAGGAGATAGTTgtaggagaagaagaagcttcagaCAATGGCTTGAAGCTTGAGAAGGAAAGCACCATCAAAGAAGTGCCACCACCAGTGAAAGGGAAGTGGAAAGGCCTTGACCCTGTTGTTTTCTTGAGAGATGAAACAGTGATCAACGGGATCAAGAGATTCTACGGCATCAACGATGAGTCTTTTCCTCTCAACGGCCATCTCGTGACTAGAAACAGCGACACGAGCACCAAAGGCAACGTGAAGAGGATTTACTATGTTTCAAGATCGGTTAAGGATGTTCTTGAGCTTAATCTTGCAACTGGGGAGAAGATTAAGGTCGCATCTGTTGGCCTCAAGATGTTT GAGAAACAATCTGCGAGAGAATGTGAAGCTGGCTGTTGCTCATTCCGGATAACTTCAGAGGGATTGCCTGTGATCCTTCCCTACATGACCAAGCAGTTACTTTACGCAACAATGGTGGATTTCAAGAATCTCCTGCAATACAAATCCATCAAGTTCATTGATTTTGTCCATCCACAGTTTGGCCGGAAAGCAGCAGAAGTAGCCGAGGGATACTGCgttgttgttcttgttgatG GTACTCAGAAGGACGGGTCTGAAGCAGTCAAAGTGAGTTCATCAACAATAGCCATTGGATGCTGGAAAGGCAAAGCCAGCTTAACCGTTATGGTGACGACAGTGGACTGCGACGAACTTATCCAGAAACTTGCTTGCTGA
- the LOC106435535 gene encoding histone H3.3, which translates to MARTKQTARKSTGGKAPRKQLATKAARKSAPTTGGVKKPHRYRPGTVALREIRKYQKSTELLIRKLPFQRLVREIAQDFKTDLRFQSHAVLALQEAAEAYLVGLFEDTNLCAIHAKRVTIMPKDIQLARRIRGERA; encoded by the exons ATGGCTCGTACCAAGCAGACCGCTCGTAAGTCTACCGGAGGAAAGGCCCCGAGGAAGCAGCTTGCTACTAAG GCCGCTCGTAAGTCTGCACCAACCACCGGAGGAGTCAAGAAGCCACATCGTTACAGACCTGGAACTGTTGCTCTTCG TGAGATCCGTAAGTACCAGAAGAGTACTGAGCTGTTGATCAGGAAGCTTCCTTTCCAGAGGCTTGTTCGTGAGATTGCTCAGGATTTCAAG ACTGACCTGCGTTTCCAGAGCCATGCGGTGCTAGCACTCCAGGAGGCAGCTGAAGCATACCTTGTGGGACTCTTTGAGGACACTAACCTGTGCGCCATTCACGCCAAGCGTGTGACCATCATGCCCAAGGACATCCAGCTCGCTCGCAGGATCAGAGGAGAGCGTGCTTAA